Proteins encoded within one genomic window of Brienomyrus brachyistius isolate T26 chromosome 22, BBRACH_0.4, whole genome shotgun sequence:
- the LOC125717401 gene encoding uncharacterized protein LOC125717401, which translates to MDDEVQQLRDLVGQLQADIDCLRQERAEAPDPSVTQSAPVPPPVSAEHRVFTDRFAFISRDRKCPMFGGRSGVSFEEWEDEVQACMRARHLSSADQAFFLFDHLEAGAKEEIKHRSAVERGDPERILAILRELYGCSYSHVLLQEAFFSRKQQDGEGLLEFSLALMSLMGKIQQAAPHAVPNAEVMLRDQFMEHVADCALRRELKRLVRCQPSMRLLDVRREALRWEREGTPFGGRGRSLSIPAAYGISYGLQGQSYSAPRVVAANREFLELKDLLTQQQEQINLLTRSVSLLQASKQVRHPHGPVICRRCQQPGHFARNCEGPRVSGPRDPPSSGSVSSLAQSGQQPGNEYPPRC; encoded by the coding sequence ATGGATGATGAAGTGCAACAGCTCCGGGATTTGGTGGGGCAGCTCCAGGCTGATATTGATTGTTTGCGCCAGGAGCGAGCAGAGGCTCCAGATCCCTCCGTCACCCAATCCGCCCCTGTACCTCCACCTGTTTCAGCCGAGCATCGTGTTTTCACCGACCGGTTTGCTTTTATTTCTAGGGACCGGAAGTGTCCCATGTTTGGGGGTAGGTCTGGGGTGAGCTTCGAGGAATGGGAGGACGAGGTGCAAGCGTGTATGCGGGCTCGGCATTTGTCAtctgctgatcaagcattttttctgtttgaccACTTAGAGGCGGGAGCCAAGGAGGAGATTAAACATCGCTCCGCGGTTGAACGGGGTGACCCGGAAAGGATACTGGCAATATTGCGTGAGCTGTATGGTTGTTCTTATTCTCATGTATTGTTGCAGGAAGCTTTCTTTTCTAGGAAGCAACAGGATGGGGAGGGTCTGCTTGAGTTTTCATTGGCCCTAATGAGTTTGATGGGTAAGATTCAACAGGCTGCGCCACATGCGGTACCTAATGCCGAGGTAATGTTAAGAGACCAATTTATGGAGCATGTTGCTGATTGTGCACTCCGTAGAGAGTTGAAACGACTGGTTCGGTGTCAACCCTCCATGAGGTTGTTGGATGTACGGAGGGAGGCTCTTAGATGGGAACGTGAGGGTACCCCCTTTGGTGGGCGCGGTCGCAGTTTGTCCATTCCCGCTGCCTATGGTATCTCCTATGGGTTGCAAGGTCAGTCATACTCTGCCCCTAGGGTGGTAGCCGCCAATAGGGAGTTTCTAGAATTAAAGGACCTTCTGACACAGCAACAAGAGCAGATTAATTTGCTCACTCGGTCTGTATCACTTTTGCAGGCCTCTAAGCAAGTTCGCCACCCTCACGGCCCTGTCATTTGTCGCCGGTGTCAGCAACCTGGTCACTTTGCACGGAATTGTGAGGGACCAAGGGTTTCTGGTCCTAGGGACCCACCCTCTTCCGGCTCGGTGTCAAGCCTTGCCCAGTCTGGTCAGCAGCCGGGAAACGAGTACCCGCCGCGTTGTTGA